In the Streptomyces sp. NBC_00525 genome, one interval contains:
- a CDS encoding DUF4153 domain-containing protein — MVTRLRAGKPGPVHTGTLWAVLATTLLSMTLLGDGIGLNMLLVALPASAGAYLAARAAGRRLRPWAAVWGIGGLGLLVVPALRDAGWPTFLALVSALALGSLALHGSRSWLGVFLGSLGLFTSVFASLGWGARGLRDRMSGSKGRAGVVVRSAAVAVVLLIVFGALFASADAAFADLLSSLTPDVSVGDSPWRTFLGLLGLVGALAAAYTAAAPVRWDGVKVRPGKARGRLEWALPLIVLNLLFAVFLAIQLTVLLGGYDKVMAETDLSYAEYARQGFWQLLWATVLTLGVIALALRWAPRGGARDRTLVRGVLGTLCLLTLVVVASALRRMDLYVDAYGLTRLRISVAAVELWLGVVLVLIMAAGVFGPRLLPRAVAASAAVGVLAFGLISPDGVIAEQNVQRYRNDHSIDIEYLKGLSADAVPALDSLPEPLRSCALRDIQQALLNSDEPWYSTSWGEKRARDILGDWDPGVRALDCRGLSSGDNGDERGTGDAYDPYDPY, encoded by the coding sequence GTGGTGACACGGCTCCGGGCCGGAAAGCCGGGCCCCGTTCACACCGGCACCCTCTGGGCCGTCCTCGCGACGACCCTGCTCAGCATGACGCTGCTGGGCGACGGCATCGGGCTGAACATGCTGCTCGTGGCCCTGCCCGCGTCGGCCGGCGCGTACCTGGCCGCGCGGGCGGCCGGCCGCAGGCTTCGCCCCTGGGCCGCGGTGTGGGGGATCGGTGGGCTGGGGCTGCTGGTCGTCCCGGCGCTCCGTGACGCGGGCTGGCCCACGTTCCTCGCGCTGGTATCCGCTCTGGCACTGGGCTCGCTGGCGCTGCACGGCAGCAGAAGCTGGCTCGGCGTGTTCCTGGGGTCCCTGGGCCTGTTCACCTCCGTGTTCGCATCGCTGGGCTGGGGTGCGCGGGGGCTGCGCGACCGCATGTCGGGGTCCAAGGGCCGGGCCGGTGTCGTCGTCCGGTCCGCGGCGGTGGCCGTCGTCCTGCTCATCGTGTTCGGTGCGCTCTTCGCGAGCGCCGACGCCGCCTTCGCGGATCTGCTGAGCAGCCTGACGCCCGATGTGTCGGTGGGCGACAGCCCGTGGCGGACCTTCCTCGGCCTCCTCGGTCTCGTCGGCGCCCTGGCCGCCGCCTACACCGCCGCTGCCCCGGTCCGCTGGGACGGAGTGAAGGTGCGGCCGGGCAAGGCGCGCGGACGGCTGGAATGGGCGCTCCCGCTGATCGTTCTGAACCTCCTCTTCGCGGTCTTCCTCGCCATTCAGCTCACGGTGCTGCTCGGCGGCTACGACAAGGTGATGGCCGAGACGGATCTCAGCTACGCCGAGTACGCCCGCCAGGGCTTCTGGCAGCTGCTGTGGGCCACGGTCCTCACGCTCGGCGTCATCGCGCTCGCCCTGCGCTGGGCCCCGCGCGGCGGGGCTCGCGACCGCACCCTGGTCCGTGGCGTTCTCGGCACCCTGTGTCTGCTGACGCTCGTCGTGGTCGCCTCGGCCCTGCGGCGCATGGACCTCTATGTCGACGCATACGGTCTGACCAGGCTCAGGATCTCCGTGGCCGCCGTGGAACTCTGGCTCGGCGTGGTCCTCGTACTGATCATGGCGGCCGGCGTCTTCGGCCCCCGGCTGCTGCCCCGCGCCGTCGCGGCGAGCGCGGCCGTCGGCGTACTGGCCTTCGGCCTGATCTCGCCCGATGGTGTGATCGCCGAGCAGAACGTGCAGCGCTACCGCAACGACCACTCGATCGATATCGAGTACCTCAAGGGCCTGTCGGCCGACGCCGTGCCCGCTCTCGACAGCCTGCCGGAACCCCTGCGCTCCTGCGCGTTGCGGGACATCCAGCAAGCGCTTCTGAACTCGGACGAGCCCTGGTACTCCACGAGTTGGGGCGAGAAGCGAGCCCGAGACATCCTCGGCGACTGGGACCCCGGTGTCCGCGCCCTCGACTGCCGGGGGCTGAGCTCGGGCGACAACGGCGACGAGCGCGGTACGGGCGATGCCTACGACCCGTACGACCCGTACTGA
- a CDS encoding histidine phosphatase family protein has translation MARPKRIVLVRHGESEGNADDTVYEREPDHALRLTAVGRRQAFETGARLREQFGDERVSVYVSPYRRTHETFAAFGLEPDRVRVREEPRLREQDWGNWQDHDDVRLQKAYRDAYGHFFYRFAQGESGADVYDRVGAFLESLHRSFLAPDHPPNVLLVTHGLTMRLFCMRWFHWSVAEFESLSNPGNGESRTLLLGENGRYTLDRPFERWRTPEPYGITG, from the coding sequence ATGGCACGACCGAAACGCATCGTCCTCGTCCGCCACGGTGAGTCCGAGGGCAACGCCGACGACACCGTCTACGAGCGCGAGCCCGACCACGCGCTGAGGCTCACCGCCGTGGGCCGGCGGCAGGCCTTCGAGACCGGGGCACGGCTGCGTGAACAGTTCGGCGACGAGCGGGTCAGTGTGTACGTCTCTCCGTACCGGCGCACCCACGAGACCTTCGCCGCCTTCGGCCTGGAGCCCGACCGGGTACGGGTGCGCGAGGAGCCGAGGCTGCGCGAGCAGGACTGGGGGAACTGGCAGGACCACGACGACGTCAGGCTGCAGAAGGCGTACCGGGACGCCTACGGGCACTTCTTCTATCGCTTCGCGCAGGGCGAGTCCGGGGCGGACGTCTACGACCGGGTCGGCGCCTTCCTGGAGAGCCTCCACCGCAGCTTCCTGGCGCCCGACCACCCGCCGAACGTCCTGCTGGTCACCCACGGCCTCACCATGCGCCTCTTCTGTATGCGCTGGTTCCACTGGTCCGTGGCCGAATTCGAATCGCTTTCCAATCCGGGGAACGGGGAATCGCGGACGCTGCTCCTCGGTGAGAACGGGCGCTACACGCTCGACCGGCCCTTCGAACGATGGCGAACCCCTGAGCCCTACGGCATCACCGGATAG
- a CDS encoding ADP-ribosylglycohydrolase family protein: MTESASDQRLERALASLRGLSVGDALGSQFFVPANYPLLKDRALPAGPWQWTDDTEMACSVVAVLCAQGRIDQDALAHSFADHHDFDRGYGPAVNRMLRLVREGGDWRELASSLFNGQGSWGNGSSMRIAPLGAWYADDPEQATHQAEISSYTTHQHREAVVGAMAVAAAAALVASPDGPPTPEALLDGVVALVPRSAVGAGLRRARDMLDYQDAGTVAAVLGNGRRTSAHDTVPFALWSAARSLGDFERAFWVTAQAGGDVDTTCAIVGGVIASGTAGAPPAHWAARTEALPDWTTP, translated from the coding sequence ATGACCGAATCCGCTTCCGACCAGCGCCTCGAACGCGCCCTCGCCAGCCTGCGCGGCCTGTCCGTGGGAGATGCCCTGGGCTCCCAGTTCTTCGTGCCCGCCAATTACCCGCTCCTGAAGGACCGTGCCCTGCCCGCCGGGCCGTGGCAGTGGACCGACGACACAGAGATGGCCTGTTCCGTCGTGGCCGTCCTGTGCGCACAGGGCCGCATCGATCAGGACGCCCTCGCCCACTCGTTCGCCGACCACCACGACTTCGACCGCGGCTACGGCCCCGCCGTGAACCGCATGCTCCGCCTGGTTCGCGAGGGCGGCGACTGGCGCGAACTCGCCTCCTCCCTGTTCAACGGCCAGGGCAGCTGGGGCAACGGCTCGTCGATGCGCATCGCCCCGCTCGGCGCCTGGTACGCGGACGACCCCGAGCAGGCCACGCACCAGGCCGAGATCTCCTCGTACACCACCCACCAGCACCGCGAGGCCGTCGTGGGCGCGATGGCCGTCGCCGCGGCCGCCGCGCTCGTCGCCTCACCGGACGGGCCGCCCACGCCGGAGGCCCTGCTGGACGGCGTGGTCGCGCTCGTGCCGCGCAGCGCCGTCGGTGCCGGGCTGCGCCGGGCGCGCGACATGCTGGACTACCAGGACGCGGGCACCGTCGCGGCGGTCCTCGGCAACGGCCGGCGCACCAGCGCCCACGACACCGTCCCGTTCGCCCTGTGGTCCGCGGCGCGGAGCCTCGGCGACTTCGAGCGGGCCTTCTGGGTGACCGCCCAGGCCGGCGGCGACGTGGACACGACGTGCGCGATCGTCGGCGGCGTGATCGCGTCGGGCACCGCCGGCGCCCCTCCGGCGCACTGGGCGGCCCGCACGGAAGCGCTGCCCGACTGGACGACCCCGTAG